A single genomic interval of Xyrauchen texanus isolate HMW12.3.18 chromosome 48, RBS_HiC_50CHRs, whole genome shotgun sequence harbors:
- the LOC127639999 gene encoding probable G-protein coupled receptor 88 — MPNDTDVSECALGRGSRISIATIYSFMCVLGTILNLLVIYLVVTFKKLRTASNAFIVNGCVADLLVCAFWMPHEAVATSTGGILVLGYHAFKEALLFLGITVSLLSHSLIAVNRYVLITKTPAVYQSLYQKRNTEWMIAGSWLIALGSLSPWLASFRYLPERCRDAEDAAAAASFAMGTSVSVLSSRVTAGTLAFSIIGQTVVVVYCYLKIFRRVQISVKRVSILNFQIVNNLPYSFPRKDKRLGFYVLAICFIFLLTTEPMFWVLIAGLFVPVSMILWTSTWILFCTIFVSNPFLYTWKNEEFRKSFRSVMRGDFLRGSTVGVETTTINAISHIFPRQNSRRAFLGEMN; from the coding sequence ATGCCAAACGACACGGACGTGTCTGAATGTGCGCTGGGACGCGGATCGCGCATCTCCATCGCCACCATCTACTCCTTCATGTGCGTTTTGGGCACCATCCTCAATCTTCTAGTCATCTATTTAGTCGTAACGTTCAAGAAGCTCCGCACGGCCAGCAATGCGTTCATCGTGAACGGCTGCGTGGCGGATTTACTGGTGTGCGCTTTCTGGATGCCCCACGAAGCGGTGGCTACATCCACAGGGGGAATCCTGGTGCTCGGGTACCACGCATTCAAAGAAGCGCTGCTGTTTCTGGGCATCACCGTGTCGCTGCTTTCCCATTCGCTCATTGCTGTGAACAGGTATGTTTTGATCACCAAAACCCCTGCTGTATATCAAAGTCTGTACCAGAAGAGGAACACAGAATGGATGATTGCAGGATCATGGCTCATTGCACTGGGCTCTTTGTCTCCATGGCTTGCATCCTTTCGGTACCTGCCTGAGAGATGCAGGGATGCTGAGGATGCAGCAGCGGCAGCATCCTTCGCCATGGGCACTTCGGTGTCGGTGCTGTCCAGTCGGGTCACTGCTGGCACATTGGCATTCTCTATCATTGGACAGACTGTCGTCGTGGTATACTGCTACTTGAAAATCTTCCGCCGGGTACAGATAAGCGTGAAGAGGGTCAGCATCCTGAATTTCCAAATAGTGAACAATCTTCCCTATTCTTTCCCCAGAAAAGACAAGCGCCTCGGCTTTTACGTTCTTGCCATTTGCTTCATATTTCTTCTCACAACTGAGCCCATGTTTTGGGTTCTGATTGCAGGACTGTTCGTGCCAGTGTCCATGATTCTTTGGACATCAACGTGGATTCTCTTCTGCACTATTTTTGTGTCCAATCCATTTCTGTACACTTGGAAGAATGAAGAGTTCAGGAAGTCCTTTAGGTCTGTGATGAGGGGAGACTTCTTGCGGGGATCCACGGTTGGGGTTGAAACCACCACGATCAATGCCATTTCTCACATCTTCCCAAGACAAAATAGCCGCAGGGCTTTCCTGGGTGAGATGAACTGA